A part of Arachis hypogaea cultivar Tifrunner chromosome 12, arahy.Tifrunner.gnm2.J5K5, whole genome shotgun sequence genomic DNA contains:
- the LOC112726898 gene encoding late embryogenesis abundant protein D-34 isoform X1, producing MSQQQTPRRPQEEGQEHKDPIKYGDIFNVSGDLASEPIMPQDAALMQATENQALGQTQKGGPASVMQSAAVTNVSAGLVGRGDVSSVAKDQGICVLESKIGVNRVITESVGEQVVGEFVEPNVPMKTPGSALDKDAITIGEALEATTLAPASDKPVDQSDAAAIQAAEMRATGKNEIQPGGLAAVAQSAATKNLRTMGDFQKTTLSDVLTDAKEKLPSDKAVTREDAEGVIGAEIRNKADMKTTPGGVAASLAAAATLNQNKSSS from the exons ATGAGCCAACAACAAACACCTCGGAGACCACAAGAAGAAGGACAAGAGCACAAAGATCCGATCAAGTACGGTGATATTTTTAATGTCTCAGGGGACTTGGCATCCGAACCAATCATGCCGCAAGACGCGGCACTCATGCAAGCGACGGAAAACCAGGCACTGGGACAAACCCAAAAAGGTGGCCCGGCTTCCGTCATGCAGTCTGCTGCAGTCACCAATGTCTCTGCGGGTCTTGTGGGCCGTGGAGACGTCTCTAGCGTGGCAAAGGACCAAGGGATATGCGTGTTGGAGAGTAAAATTGGCGTCAACCGTGTCATTACGGAAAGCGTGGGAGAACAG GTTGTGGGTGAATTTGTGGAGCCAAATGTGCCCATGAAAACTCCTGGCTCGGCTCTAGATAAAGATGCTATAACCATTGGGGAGGCTCTAGAAGCAACGACGTTGGCTCCCGCCAGCGACAAGCCAGTGGATCAGAGTGACGCTGCAGCTATACAAGCTGCGGAAATGAGAGCCACCGGAAAGAATGAGATTCAACCCGGCGGCTTGGCAGCCGTAGCTCAGTCTGCCGCCACCAAGAATTTAAGGACTATGGGTGATTTTCAGAAGACAACCTTATCTGATGTCTTAACG GATGCAAAGGAGAAGCTGCCGTCGGATAAGGCGGTGACGAGAGAGGACGCAGAGGGAGTGATCGGTGCCGAGATTAGAAACAAGGCGGACATGAAAACTACTCCTGGTGGTGTCGCTGCATCCCTCGCCGCAGCAGCCACCCTTAATCAAAACAAATCATCGTCATGA
- the LOC112726898 gene encoding late embryogenesis abundant protein D-34 isoform X2: MSQQQTPRRPQEEGQEHKDPIKYGDIFNVSGDLASEPIMPQDAALMQATENQALGQTQKGGPASVMQSAAVTNVSAGLVGRGDVSSVAKDQGICVLESKIGVNRVITESVGEQVVGEFVEPNVPMKTPGSALDKDAITIGEALEATTLAPASDKPVDQSDAAAIQAAEMRATGKNEIQPGGLAAVAQSAATKNLRTMGDFQKTTLSDVLTNVIYNNAGCKGEAAVG; encoded by the exons ATGAGCCAACAACAAACACCTCGGAGACCACAAGAAGAAGGACAAGAGCACAAAGATCCGATCAAGTACGGTGATATTTTTAATGTCTCAGGGGACTTGGCATCCGAACCAATCATGCCGCAAGACGCGGCACTCATGCAAGCGACGGAAAACCAGGCACTGGGACAAACCCAAAAAGGTGGCCCGGCTTCCGTCATGCAGTCTGCTGCAGTCACCAATGTCTCTGCGGGTCTTGTGGGCCGTGGAGACGTCTCTAGCGTGGCAAAGGACCAAGGGATATGCGTGTTGGAGAGTAAAATTGGCGTCAACCGTGTCATTACGGAAAGCGTGGGAGAACAG GTTGTGGGTGAATTTGTGGAGCCAAATGTGCCCATGAAAACTCCTGGCTCGGCTCTAGATAAAGATGCTATAACCATTGGGGAGGCTCTAGAAGCAACGACGTTGGCTCCCGCCAGCGACAAGCCAGTGGATCAGAGTGACGCTGCAGCTATACAAGCTGCGGAAATGAGAGCCACCGGAAAGAATGAGATTCAACCCGGCGGCTTGGCAGCCGTAGCTCAGTCTGCCGCCACCAAGAATTTAAGGACTATGGGTGATTTTCAGAAGACAACCTTATCTGATGTCTTAACG aacGTAATATATAATAATGCAGGATGCAAAGGAGAAGCTGCCGTCGGATAA